From one Formosa sediminum genomic stretch:
- a CDS encoding toxin-antitoxin system YwqK family antitoxin — protein MRTHLIFAFLCMHILMGCHSKTSTNNTIDTEKALLIKNQEVLKTDLLLNQLEGRWYYKDKPYFGYSVKYHQNNTLAERLGYVNGKREGTARQWSDKGVLRIASNYKNNRLNGDYITWWDNGIISSKSHYVNGKKQGLDEEWYPNGQLAKHRQLVDGKENGLQKAWLKNGTLYVNYEAKNGRIFGMKRANSCYKLEDEIIIRDKKI, from the coding sequence ATGAGAACACACTTAATTTTTGCCTTTCTATGTATGCATATATTAATGGGATGTCATTCCAAAACCTCAACTAACAATACAATTGACACTGAAAAGGCATTACTTATTAAAAATCAAGAAGTTTTAAAAACAGACTTGCTTTTAAATCAACTTGAAGGCAGATGGTATTATAAAGACAAACCGTATTTTGGCTATTCTGTTAAATATCACCAAAACAACACTTTAGCAGAACGCTTAGGTTATGTAAACGGAAAGCGAGAAGGCACAGCCAGACAATGGTCAGACAAAGGGGTATTACGTATAGCATCTAATTATAAGAATAATCGTTTGAATGGCGATTACATTACGTGGTGGGATAACGGTATAATATCGTCTAAATCACATTATGTAAATGGGAAAAAGCAAGGACTAGATGAAGAATGGTATCCCAACGGACAATTAGCTAAACACAGACAATTAGTAGATGGTAAAGAAAATGGATTGCAGAAAGCTTGGTTAAAAAATGGAACCTTATATGTAAATTACGAAGCCAAAAATGGTCGGATTTTTGGGATGAAAAGAGCAAATTCATGTTATAAATTAGAAGATGAAATTATTATTAGAGATAAAAAGATATAG
- a CDS encoding SCO family protein: MKLLLEIKRYSPLVILIAVLTTSCKNEANPINISPTEESSRVAFLPYYQDESFTPNWITPGTEEEQNFHKIPDFKLINQLGDTITQDTFENKIYITDFFFTICPGICPKLAESMLKVQDEFKTDSDVVLLSHSVMPSTDSVPVLQAYAKSHGVISNKWHLATGKKEEIYTLGREHYFIENDLGAPKSADDFLHTENFLLIDKNKHIRGIYNGLNRASVAQLITDIKALKAEYLDL; this comes from the coding sequence ATGAAATTATTATTAGAGATAAAAAGATATAGTCCGTTAGTTATACTAATAGCTGTATTAACTACAAGTTGTAAAAATGAAGCTAACCCCATTAATATCAGTCCTACAGAAGAAAGTAGTCGAGTAGCATTTCTACCATATTATCAAGATGAATCCTTTACCCCTAATTGGATAACACCTGGTACTGAAGAAGAGCAAAATTTTCATAAAATACCTGATTTTAAATTAATAAATCAATTAGGAGATACTATTACTCAAGATACATTTGAAAACAAAATTTATATAACTGATTTTTTCTTTACAATCTGTCCTGGAATTTGTCCAAAATTAGCAGAAAGTATGCTTAAAGTTCAAGATGAATTTAAAACAGATTCAGACGTGGTCCTACTTTCCCATTCAGTTATGCCTTCTACAGATTCTGTTCCTGTTTTACAGGCATATGCTAAATCTCATGGAGTGATTTCAAACAAATGGCATTTAGCCACAGGGAAAAAAGAAGAAATTTACACTCTAGGTCGAGAACACTATTTCATAGAAAATGATTTAGGCGCCCCTAAAAGTGCAGATGATTTTTTACACACCGAAAACTTTTTACTTATAGATAAAAACAAGCACATCAGGGGGATTTACAATGGTCTTAATAGAGCTTCTGTAGCCCAACTCATTACAGATATAAAAGCATTAAAAGCTGAATATTTGGACTTATAA
- a CDS encoding T9SS type A sorting domain-containing protein produces the protein MKQTLLSLCLFASLSAFAQQPVLYNGQFDQIPKAPGSSDCSCSHWINKDLGDQGETSSTGVEDPNKALKFDNFESDVIYQEVAVLPNTEYKLTYSARVDDDVDPDVTPTTLEIRILKGSGYREDYDIIYYSDATIKPTSEFGYSDITEVEDETNNIVVTTLTHPGEDSYTEYELTFNTGDETSIAIFARGTGRPDTAPDDASDSRPWLWSSGEDEAFLDYITLTNNTLSVKDNALASGLKVYPNPVTSELNIKSENNIAIQSVQLYNVLGAEVLSVNKLINNTINVSNLTSGIYILKVNAENNASTSKRIIIE, from the coding sequence ATGAAACAAACTTTACTTTCATTATGCTTATTTGCATCACTTTCTGCTTTTGCACAACAACCCGTTTTATATAACGGACAATTTGATCAAATTCCAAAAGCACCAGGTTCTAGCGACTGTTCTTGTTCACATTGGATTAATAAAGATTTAGGTGATCAAGGTGAAACCTCATCTACAGGTGTTGAAGATCCTAATAAAGCACTTAAATTTGATAATTTTGAATCCGATGTTATTTATCAAGAAGTTGCTGTGCTTCCTAACACAGAATATAAACTTACATATTCTGCTAGAGTAGATGATGATGTCGATCCAGATGTTACTCCAACAACTTTAGAAATACGCATACTAAAAGGTTCTGGATACAGAGAAGATTATGATATTATATATTATTCTGACGCAACTATTAAACCTACATCTGAGTTTGGATATTCTGATATTACAGAAGTAGAGGATGAAACAAATAATATTGTTGTAACTACTTTAACACACCCTGGTGAAGATAGTTATACAGAATATGAATTAACATTTAATACTGGTGATGAAACTAGTATTGCCATTTTTGCAAGAGGTACTGGTCGACCAGATACAGCTCCTGATGATGCTAGCGATAGCAGACCTTGGTTATGGTCTTCTGGTGAAGACGAAGCTTTCTTAGACTATATAACACTAACTAATAACACCTTATCTGTAAAAGATAATGCTTTAGCTTCTGGATTAAAAGTGTATCCTAACCCAGTAACATCAGAACTTAATATCAAATCAGAAAACAACATCGCTATTCAATCCGTACAGTTATATAATGTTTTAGGAGCAGAAGTATTATCAGTTAATAAATTAATTAACAATACCATTAATGTTTCTAACTTAACTTCTGGAATTTATATTCTTAAAGTTAATGCAGAAAATAATGCTTCTACAAGCAAACGAATTATTATAGAATAA
- the rpsT gene encoding 30S ribosomal protein S20: MANHKSSLKRIRSNEAKRLRNRYQHKTTRNAIKKLRDAETKEEAEALYSNVVSMIDKLAKKNVIHANKAANLKSGLTKHIASL; encoded by the coding sequence ATGGCAAATCATAAGTCATCGTTAAAAAGAATTAGAAGTAACGAAGCTAAACGTTTAAGAAATAGATATCAGCATAAAACGACTCGTAATGCTATTAAGAAATTACGTGATGCTGAAACGAAAGAAGAAGCAGAAGCGTTATACTCTAACGTGGTTTCTATGATCGATAAATTAGCTAAGAAAAATGTAATTCACGCTAATAAAGCTGCAAACCTTAAATCTGGTTTAACTAAGCATATCGCTTCTTTATAA
- the proS gene encoding proline--tRNA ligase, with protein MSKKLTSRAEDYSKWYNELVVKADLAENSAVRGCMVIKPYGYAIWEKMQAELDRMFKETGHQNAYFPLFVPKSLFEAEEKNAEGFAKECAVVTHYRLQNDPDKPGKLRVDPEAKLEEELVVRPTSEAIIWNTFKGWVQSYRDLPLLINQWANVVRWEMRTRLFLRTAEFLWQEGHTAHETKAEALAEAKLMNNVYATFVENFMAIPVVKGLKTESERFAGADDTYCIEALMQDGKALQAGTSHFLGQNFAKAFDVKFTSKEGKQDYVWATSWGVSTRLMGALIMTHSDDHGLVLPPNLAPNQVVIVPIYKTEEQFEEISKIANLIISDLRVKNITVKYDDRTTFRPGAKFAQHELQGVPLRIAIGPKDLENGTVELARRDTLTKEVVSLDLLTGIVEGLMTEIQDTLYKKAFDFRDSHTTEVNSFDEFKETLEKVGGFISAHWDGTSETEDKIKDLTKATIRCIPEDSVDEEGVCVFSGKPSKRRVLFAKAY; from the coding sequence ATGAGCAAAAAACTTACAAGTAGGGCTGAGGACTACTCAAAATGGTATAATGAGTTAGTGGTAAAAGCCGATCTCGCTGAAAATTCGGCAGTTAGAGGTTGCATGGTTATAAAACCTTATGGATATGCTATCTGGGAAAAGATGCAAGCTGAATTGGATCGAATGTTTAAAGAGACAGGACATCAAAACGCTTATTTTCCATTATTTGTACCTAAAAGTCTTTTTGAAGCAGAAGAGAAAAATGCAGAAGGCTTTGCTAAGGAGTGTGCAGTGGTAACTCATTACAGACTTCAAAACGATCCTGATAAACCAGGAAAGTTACGTGTAGATCCGGAGGCTAAATTAGAAGAAGAACTTGTAGTTAGACCAACAAGCGAAGCTATAATTTGGAATACATTTAAAGGTTGGGTACAATCCTATAGAGACTTGCCTTTATTAATTAATCAATGGGCCAATGTGGTACGTTGGGAAATGCGTACACGTTTATTTTTGCGTACAGCAGAATTTTTGTGGCAAGAAGGTCATACTGCTCACGAAACTAAAGCAGAAGCTCTAGCAGAAGCAAAATTAATGAATAATGTGTATGCTACTTTTGTTGAAAATTTTATGGCTATTCCGGTAGTTAAAGGACTTAAAACAGAAAGTGAGCGTTTTGCAGGAGCAGATGATACATATTGTATTGAAGCTTTAATGCAAGATGGTAAAGCTTTGCAAGCAGGTACTTCGCATTTTTTGGGGCAAAATTTTGCCAAAGCATTCGATGTTAAGTTTACATCTAAAGAAGGAAAGCAAGATTATGTTTGGGCTACTTCTTGGGGTGTGTCTACACGTTTAATGGGGGCTTTAATTATGACACATAGTGATGATCATGGTTTAGTATTACCTCCAAATTTAGCGCCAAACCAAGTGGTAATAGTTCCTATATATAAGACAGAAGAACAGTTTGAAGAGATTTCTAAAATAGCGAACCTAATTATAAGTGACCTTAGAGTAAAAAATATAACAGTAAAATACGACGACCGTACAACCTTTAGACCAGGAGCTAAATTTGCTCAACATGAATTACAAGGTGTGCCATTACGTATTGCGATAGGACCTAAAGATCTTGAAAATGGAACTGTAGAATTGGCTAGACGAGATACATTAACAAAAGAAGTGGTGTCTTTAGACTTATTAACGGGTATAGTAGAAGGTTTAATGACTGAAATACAAGATACACTATATAAAAAGGCTTTTGATTTTAGAGATTCTCATACCACCGAAGTTAATTCTTTTGATGAATTTAAAGAAACTTTAGAAAAAGTAGGAGGATTTATTTCGGCACACTGGGATGGTACGTCAGAGACTGAAGATAAGATTAAAGACCTTACGAAAGCTACAATTCGCTGTATTCCAGAAGATTCTGTAGATGAGGAGGGCGTGTGTGTATTTAGCGGTAAGCCATCTAAACGCCGAGTGTTGTTTGCAAAAGCCTATTAA
- a CDS encoding OmpP1/FadL family transporter, producing MTFKTIVFILAGILTVPAFYAQNITDAVRYSQDDIVGSARYRGLSGAFGALGGDLSAASLNPAGAAVFTSSFMSFSLTNLNIKNNTAYYDGLDSNKDSYTEFTQIGTAFVFHNPNSNGSFKKFTLGFSYDKTHDYKNDWAAHGEGVNSIANYFLAYAQGKPLNEISALQNESLSRAYSEIGYAYGSGHQQAFLGYESYIIDPVNSTDENTDYISNISPGTFNQNYIYSATGYNGKIAVNLASQVNDKLYLGINLNTHFINYDRITYFTESNSNVDSYVTDVDFENRLSTIGGGFSFQVGTIYRATDRLRLGLTYSSPTWYTIEEETAQAISTTRIEENNSIDQVIKPNVINVFPSYDLRTPGKFLGSIAYVFGTKGLISFDYSYKDYGSAKFKPNNDPYFSEQNNIITNALKGVSAFNVGGEYRIKQLSLRGGYRFEESPYKNGVTVGDLTGYSVGLGYRFGNTNFDITFDQYQRDQDYQLYNVGLTDAVALDTTVSNITFSLSFTL from the coding sequence ATGACTTTTAAAACGATAGTTTTTATACTAGCAGGCATCTTAACGGTGCCTGCTTTTTATGCTCAGAATATAACAGATGCTGTTAGATATTCTCAAGACGACATTGTAGGTTCTGCAAGATACAGAGGATTAAGCGGAGCATTTGGAGCTCTTGGAGGCGATTTATCGGCAGCAAGTTTAAATCCTGCTGGTGCTGCAGTGTTTACCTCTAGTTTTATGTCTTTCTCCTTAACAAATTTAAACATCAAGAACAACACAGCGTACTATGATGGTTTAGATTCTAATAAAGATTCATATACCGAGTTCACACAAATAGGAACCGCATTTGTTTTTCACAATCCTAATTCTAATGGCTCATTTAAAAAATTTACGCTAGGATTCTCTTACGATAAAACACACGACTATAAAAATGATTGGGCTGCACACGGCGAAGGTGTAAATTCTATTGCCAATTATTTTTTAGCTTATGCCCAAGGTAAACCTTTAAATGAAATTTCAGCTTTACAAAACGAATCGCTTTCTCGTGCATATTCAGAAATTGGATATGCTTATGGATCTGGACACCAACAAGCGTTTTTGGGTTACGAGTCTTATATAATAGACCCTGTAAACTCTACAGATGAAAACACAGACTACATCTCTAATATTTCGCCGGGAACTTTTAATCAAAATTACATCTATTCTGCCACGGGTTACAACGGAAAAATTGCTGTAAATCTAGCTTCTCAAGTTAATGATAAGTTATACTTAGGTATAAATTTAAACACACACTTTATAAATTACGATCGCATAACATATTTCACAGAGTCTAACTCAAATGTAGACTCTTATGTAACTGATGTCGATTTTGAAAACAGATTATCTACAATTGGCGGAGGATTTTCTTTTCAAGTTGGTACGATATATAGAGCCACAGATCGTTTAAGATTAGGATTAACTTATAGTTCTCCAACTTGGTACACTATAGAAGAAGAAACAGCTCAAGCCATAAGTACAACACGTATTGAAGAAAACAACAGTATAGACCAAGTTATAAAACCAAATGTTATTAACGTATTTCCAAGTTACGATTTAAGAACACCCGGAAAATTCTTAGGAAGTATTGCTTATGTTTTTGGCACTAAAGGACTAATTAGTTTTGATTATAGCTACAAAGATTATGGAAGCGCAAAATTTAAACCTAATAACGATCCCTATTTTAGTGAACAAAATAATATTATAACTAATGCTTTAAAAGGCGTTTCTGCTTTTAACGTTGGGGGAGAATACAGAATTAAGCAATTAAGTTTAAGAGGCGGATACCGTTTTGAAGAAAGTCCGTATAAAAACGGGGTGACTGTAGGCGACTTAACAGGATATTCTGTAGGCTTAGGATACCGTTTTGGAAATACAAATTTTGATATTACATTTGACCAATACCAACGCGATCAAGACTATCAATTATACAATGTAGGCTTAACAGATGCCGTTGCATTAGACACTACAGTTTCAAACATTACATTCTCTTTAAGTTTTACTTTATAG
- the folE gene encoding GTP cyclohydrolase I FolE, producing the protein MKFDNNIEEFDAIGDNHIGTSSDTPMRADAFDISDEEKIKSIKADVHHIMETLGLDLTDDSLKGTPNRVAKMFVKEIFGGLNPNKKPTASTFDNKYKYGEMLVEKNITLYSTCEHHLLPIVGRAHVAYISNGNVVGLSKMNRIVDFYAKRPQVQERLTIQIVKELQNVLGTEDVACIIDAKHLCVNSRGIRDIESSTVTAEFGGQFKEKNTRREFIEYIKLETQF; encoded by the coding sequence ATGAAATTTGATAATAATATAGAAGAGTTTGATGCTATAGGAGATAATCATATTGGTACGTCTAGCGACACGCCAATGCGTGCTGATGCATTTGACATTTCTGATGAAGAAAAAATTAAATCTATAAAAGCAGATGTTCACCACATTATGGAAACATTAGGCTTAGATTTAACAGACGATAGTTTAAAAGGTACTCCTAACAGAGTTGCTAAAATGTTTGTAAAAGAAATTTTTGGCGGATTAAATCCAAATAAAAAACCAACAGCTTCAACCTTTGACAATAAATATAAATACGGAGAAATGTTAGTTGAAAAAAACATTACATTATACTCTACTTGCGAGCACCATTTACTACCTATAGTTGGTAGAGCTCACGTAGCGTATATTTCTAATGGTAATGTTGTAGGACTATCAAAAATGAATCGTATTGTAGATTTTTATGCTAAACGCCCTCAAGTACAAGAACGTTTAACCATTCAAATTGTAAAAGAATTACAAAATGTTTTAGGTACAGAAGATGTAGCTTGTATTATAGACGCAAAACATTTATGTGTAAATTCTAGAGGGATCCGTGACATTGAAAGTAGTACTGTTACTGCCGAATTTGGAGGTCAGTTTAAAGAAAAAAACACACGTAGAGAATTTATTGAGTACATAAAACTAGAGACACAATTTTAA
- the cysS gene encoding cysteine--tRNA ligase, with amino-acid sequence MPQLYKQQHIKIYNSLSGQKEVFTPINDGYVGMYVCGPTVYSNVHLGNVRTFMSFDTIFRYLKHLGYKVRYVRNITDAGHLENDADEGEDRIAKKARLEQIEPMEVVQRYTVDFHNILNKFNFLPPSIEPTATGHIIEQIELIKTIIDNGFGYEINGSVYFDVLKFNETNNYGKLSKRNVEDLIHNTRVLDGQTDKKNPQDFALWKKAEPQHIMRWPSPWSDGFPGWHLECTAMSTKYLGEHFDIHGGGMDLKFPHHECEIAQAEACNHQSPVNYWMHANMLIMNGKKMAKSTGNFILPEQIFTGENEHITQAYSASVARFFMLQAHYRSVLDFTNNGLLASEKGFNRLMDAITDLDNLKTSATSSVNISEWKQKCYDAMNDDFNSPILIANLFEAVKFINQIKDGKATLTEADLQELKSTINTFTFDVLGLVHGAQAETGEDKLSGAVDLLIKLRQEARANKDFALSDKIRDELAAVGIQLNDGKEGTTFSTN; translated from the coding sequence ATGCCTCAGCTATACAAGCAACAACACATTAAAATTTACAATTCCCTTTCTGGTCAAAAAGAAGTATTTACACCTATTAACGATGGCTATGTAGGTATGTATGTTTGCGGACCAACTGTTTACAGCAATGTACACTTAGGAAATGTAAGAACATTTATGTCTTTCGATACTATTTTCCGTTACCTAAAACACTTGGGCTATAAGGTACGTTATGTACGAAATATTACGGATGCTGGACATTTAGAAAATGATGCAGACGAAGGAGAAGACCGAATTGCAAAAAAAGCACGATTAGAACAAATAGAACCTATGGAGGTTGTACAGCGTTATACTGTAGACTTTCATAACATCTTAAATAAATTCAACTTTTTACCGCCTAGTATAGAACCCACGGCTACCGGCCATATTATTGAACAAATTGAATTAATTAAAACAATTATTGATAATGGCTTTGGTTACGAAATAAACGGCTCTGTATATTTCGATGTTTTAAAATTTAATGAAACCAATAATTATGGTAAATTAAGTAAGCGAAATGTTGAAGATTTAATTCATAACACTCGTGTATTAGACGGACAAACCGACAAGAAAAACCCTCAAGATTTTGCGCTTTGGAAAAAGGCAGAACCGCAACATATCATGCGTTGGCCTTCACCTTGGAGCGATGGTTTTCCAGGTTGGCATTTAGAGTGTACCGCTATGAGTACAAAGTACTTAGGCGAACATTTTGATATTCACGGTGGTGGAATGGATTTAAAATTTCCTCACCATGAATGTGAGATTGCTCAAGCAGAAGCCTGTAATCATCAATCGCCAGTTAATTATTGGATGCATGCTAACATGCTAATTATGAATGGTAAAAAGATGGCTAAATCTACAGGAAACTTTATTCTACCTGAGCAAATTTTTACAGGAGAGAACGAACATATTACTCAAGCATATAGTGCAAGTGTCGCCCGTTTTTTTATGCTACAAGCCCACTATCGATCTGTTTTAGATTTTACTAACAACGGGTTATTAGCTAGCGAGAAAGGGTTCAATAGATTAATGGATGCTATCACAGATTTAGATAACTTAAAAACTAGTGCAACATCATCTGTAAACATTTCTGAATGGAAACAGAAATGTTATGATGCCATGAACGACGATTTTAATTCGCCTATCTTAATTGCTAATTTATTTGAAGCTGTAAAATTTATCAATCAAATAAAAGACGGAAAAGCAACACTTACCGAAGCTGATTTGCAAGAATTAAAATCTACCATTAACACCTTTACTTTTGATGTTTTAGGATTAGTACATGGTGCACAAGCAGAAACAGGAGAAGATAAACTCTCTGGAGCTGTAGATTTATTAATTAAATTAAGACAAGAAGCAAGAGCAAATAAAGATTTTGCTTTATCTGATAAAATTAGAGACGAACTTGCTGCAGTAGGCATACAGCTAAACGACGGTAAAGAAGGCACAACATTCTCTACCAACTAA
- the yidD gene encoding membrane protein insertion efficiency factor YidD — MKRLLIAPFLFLIKIYQTFISPLTPASCRYHPTCSQYTKEALLKHGLIKGGWLAIKRIFSCHPWGGSGYDPVP; from the coding sequence ATGAAACGTTTATTAATCGCTCCTTTTTTATTCTTAATTAAGATATATCAAACTTTTATATCGCCATTAACACCTGCCTCTTGTAGATATCATCCTACATGCTCGCAATACACTAAAGAAGCCTTATTAAAACACGGCCTAATAAAAGGCGGTTGGTTAGCTATTAAACGTATTTTTAGTTGTCATCCTTGGGGTGGTTCAGGATACGATCCTGTTCCTTAA
- the lgt gene encoding prolipoprotein diacylglyceryl transferase: MHFLKFDWNPTSGIEIIGNFQLHFYSLMWVTAFLLGWYVMKRIYQKEKVSLEYLDPLFIYTVLATMIGARLGHVIFYQPELFKDDFLSIFLPIRTKPELEFTGFQGLASHGAAIGIIIGMYLYRKKYNYKSLMWILDRIVIPVSLGAIFIRIGNFINSEIIGKITDSSLGVRFIQEEYNKYEAVRLTGIKDPKEAYNAIANNPQFQNLLDAVPYRHPAQLYESACYVFVFLILWTIYNKTSKKDNPGYLFGLFLVLLWTIRFFVEFVKEAQVDDRATWALNTGQWLSIPFIIVGFYFMFIYKSSSKKA, from the coding sequence ATGCACTTTTTAAAATTCGATTGGAATCCTACTTCTGGAATTGAAATTATTGGAAATTTCCAACTTCATTTTTATAGCCTTATGTGGGTTACTGCCTTTTTATTAGGTTGGTATGTTATGAAACGTATCTATCAAAAAGAAAAGGTTTCTCTAGAATACTTAGACCCATTATTTATTTACACTGTACTGGCTACCATGATTGGAGCGCGACTTGGCCATGTTATTTTCTATCAGCCTGAATTATTTAAAGACGATTTTCTTAGTATTTTTTTACCCATACGCACAAAACCAGAACTTGAATTTACAGGCTTCCAAGGCTTAGCAAGTCATGGTGCTGCTATAGGTATTATTATAGGCATGTATTTATATCGAAAAAAATACAATTATAAATCCCTAATGTGGATATTAGATCGCATTGTAATACCTGTATCCTTAGGTGCTATTTTTATTAGAATTGGAAACTTTATCAATTCTGAAATTATAGGAAAAATTACAGATTCTAGTTTAGGGGTTCGTTTTATACAAGAAGAATATAATAAATATGAAGCTGTAAGACTTACAGGTATTAAAGATCCAAAAGAAGCATATAATGCTATAGCTAATAATCCTCAGTTCCAAAACTTATTAGATGCCGTTCCCTACAGGCATCCAGCACAATTATACGAATCTGCTTGTTATGTATTTGTATTCCTCATTTTATGGACTATCTATAATAAAACCTCTAAAAAAGATAACCCTGGCTATTTATTTGGTTTATTTTTAGTTTTATTATGGACTATAAGATTCTTTGTAGAGTTTGTTAAAGAAGCTCAGGTAGACGATCGTGCAACTTGGGCATTAAACACGGGGCAATGGTTAAGTATACCTTTTATAATAGTAGGTTTTTATTTTATGTTTATTTACAAAAGCTCATCTAAAAAAGCTTAA
- a CDS encoding DUF192 domain-containing protein: MNVPKLIFSILLLGLATLTLACKDEKKTTIAPTEITFKKEGELTLYKSKTDSVIKTLNIEIADTGYDRETGLMYRSAMENNNAMLFVFPDELPRGFYMKNTQIPLDIIYIAENKTIASIAKNAKPMDETTVLSHKPAMYVLEVNAGLADAWQLKEGDSITYTKQ, from the coding sequence ATGAATGTACCCAAACTTATTTTCTCAATACTATTACTAGGTTTAGCAACCTTAACTTTAGCCTGTAAAGACGAAAAAAAAACAACTATAGCACCTACAGAAATTACATTCAAAAAAGAAGGTGAGTTAACGCTTTATAAATCAAAAACAGACTCTGTAATTAAAACATTAAATATAGAAATTGCAGATACTGGATATGATAGAGAAACTGGTTTAATGTATCGTTCTGCTATGGAGAATAACAATGCCATGTTATTTGTTTTTCCAGATGAGTTACCACGTGGTTTTTATATGAAGAATACTCAAATTCCGTTAGACATTATATATATTGCAGAAAACAAAACTATAGCTAGTATTGCTAAAAATGCAAAACCAATGGATGAAACCACTGTATTATCTCACAAACCAGCAATGTATGTTTTAGAAGTTAATGCAGGTTTAGCAGATGCTTGGCAATTAAAAGAAGGAGATTCTATAACTTATACAAAACAATAA